A genomic window from Thunnus thynnus chromosome 12, fThuThy2.1, whole genome shotgun sequence includes:
- the LOC137193833 gene encoding importin-13-like isoform X1 — MSSLSTSNPTHPLYPPPLHTHTHTLPLVCDEPDIQRQQEETFTLSQMEPPANPGDGPVELELTVENVESALYQLYFDPDMERKNVAQKWLTQAQASAQAWQFCWVLLSPDKLPEVQFFGASTLHTKISRHWSDLPTDQHESLRMQLLSHILHFSSGPKMVLTRLCVALASMALNLIPQAWSQPVADMVRAFQPQKPEPEGGSGAEATQDPQAHCLALLELLTVLPEEFQSSRLVQARRAQLREALAGEWTVVCPMLRQLLQSQDSSNQVKEKVLRCLSSWVGLDVPLGESQELVQDCFTALSNPELFDTAVETIVNAISQPDCQRYIDALVNLMPLVLGLHDQLKTAAQDRDMEISHGICRIAVAMGETHSRVLLEQVEHWQEYLALVNMILFCTGIPGHYPVSETTSSLTLTFWYTLQDDILSFEEEKQAVYLQVYRPVYFQLVDVLLHKSHYPSQEEYTSWSSDDKEQFRIYRVDISDTLMYVYEMLGAELLSNLYDRLGGQLMDPQQSAVWQDTEALLFGFQSIAETIDVNYSDVIPGLIGLIPRINISNVMLADTVMYTIGSLAEWLADHPVMLGGILPMVLQGLVKTELSVSSVSTLKRICRECRHDLGPYAQDILTVSQDVLVKEIHKSSQCMWLMQALGFLLSALPVEEILGRLHSLITPHVQQLDTLAQQEPDPTNKQSIIHILGMLSSLFTTLDINRQADGVEGAVNPRLTPSQTTRNPVVVVLQQVFTLIQTVLSKWLDDSEVVEAVCGVFDKSVRTLLHDFGPMVAQLSEMLGQIYSAFPQASALDLARQMVLIFAGEEHHMSSIKSLIIVLTSATLTIFQQGPRDHPDIAESFMHLHAQILKRKPDLYLSDELDIKALFYCGILSLKFPETPTVKAASMFFTELLPRCKDMPSLGEVLQSDGKLLTETVLQAVGGGSPRSLTEHFSEVLLSLNRHCPALLSQWLKETLQAPGFPSAQVSTEQKHTFSQQLLREQTNKHRVKEIVKEFSLLCRGLQGSGYSDY, encoded by the exons ATGTCAAGTCTATCCACATCAAACCCAACCCACCCCCTttaccccccacccctccacacacacacacacaccctaccTCTTGTCTGCGATGAGCCG GATATCCAGAGGCAACAGGAAGAGACCTTCACGTTGAGCCAGATGGAGCCTCCAGCCAATCCGGGAGACGGCCCGGTGGAGTTGGAGTTAACCGTGGAGAATGTGGAGTCG GCCCTCTACCAGCTGTACTTTGACCCAGACATGGAGCGTAAGAATGTGGCCCAGAAGTGGCTGACCCAAGCCCAGGCGTCTGCACAGGCATGGCAGTTCTGCTGGGTCCTGCTCAGCCCTGACAAG CTCCCAGAGGTTCAGTTTTTTGGCGCCAGCACCCTCCACACCAAGATCTCCCGTCACTGGAGCGACCTCCCCACAGACCAGCATGAGAGCCTGAGGATGCAGCTCCTCTCCCACATTTTGCACTTCTCCTCTGGGCCCAAGATGGTGTTGACTAGGCTGTGTGTAGCCCTGGCATCTATGGCTCTTAATTTAATTCCCCAGGCTTGGTCCCAGCCGGTGGCAGACATGGTGAGAGCCTTCCAGCCACAGAAACCTGAACCTGAAGGCGGCTCTGGTGCAGAGGCCACACAGGACCCTCAGGCGCACTGCCTCGCACTGCTGGAGCTCCTCACCGTACTTCCAGAGGAGTTCCAGAGCAGCCGGCTGGTTCAAGCTCGACGAGCCCAGCTGAGGGAAGCCCTGGCTGGGGAGTGGACGGTGGTGTGTCCCATGCTGCGTCAGCTGCTCCAAAGCCAGGACTCGTCGAACCAGGTGAAGGAGAAGGTGCTCCGCTGCCTGTCCAGCTGGGTGGGGCTGGACGTGCCGTTAGGGGAGAGCCAGGAGCTGGTCCAGGACTGTTTCACCGCACTGTCCAACCCAGAGCTGTTTGACACAGCTGTTGAGACGATAGTAAACGCCATCTCACAGCCTGACTGCCAGAG GTACATCGATGCTCTGGTGAACCTGATGCCTCTGGTGTTGGGTCTCCATGACCAGCTGAAGACGGCGGCTCAGGACAGGGACATGGAGATCTCACACGGTATCTGTCGTATTGCCGTCGCTATGGGGGAAACTCACTCCAG GGTTTTGTTGGAACAGGTGGAGCACTGGCAAGAGTATCTGGCCTTGGTCAACATGATTCTGTTCTGTACTGGTATCCCAGGGCACTACCCAGTCAGTGAGACCACCAGTTCCCTTACACTCACCTTCTGGTACACTCTGCAG GATGACATCTTGTCATttgaggaggagaagcaggCCGTTTACTTGCAGGTCTACCGGCCAGTTTACTTCCAACTGGTGGACGTGTTGCTACATAAATCCCACTATCCCTCCCAGGAGGAGTACACATCCTGGTCCTCTGATGACAAGGAGCAGTTCAGAATCTACAG aGTGGACATCTCTGACACTCTGATGTACGTCTATGAAATGTTGGGGGCAGAGCTGCTCAGTAACCTCTATGACAGGCTGGGCGGGCAGCTGATGGACCCCCAACAGTCAGCAGTATGGCAG GACACAGAAGCCTTATTATTTGGCTTCCAGTCCATCGCTGAGACCATAGATGTAAACTACTCTGATGTTATCCCTGGTCTTATTGGCCTCATCCCTAGAATCAACATCAGCAATGTTATGCTGGCCGACACTGTCATGTACACAATag GATCCCTGGCTGAGTGGCTGGCCGACCACCCAGTGATGCTTGGTGGCATTTTACCCATGGTGCTCCAGGGTCTTGTGAAGACCGAGCTGTCTGTGTCCAGTGTATCAACTCTGAAGAGGATCTGCAGGGAGTGTCGGCACGACCTCGGCCCCTACGCTCAGGACATACTGACTGTGTCTCAG GATGTGCTGGTTAAAGAAATCCATAAG agCAGCCAGTGCATGTGGCTCATGCAGGCTCTGGGTTTCCTGCTGTCCGCTCTGCCGGTAGAGGAGATTCTGGGCAGACTCCACTCGCTCATCACCCCTCACGTCCAGCAGCTGGATACACTGGCCCAGCAGGAG ccTGATCCCACTAACAAACAGTCCATCATCCACATCCTGGGGATGCTGTCCAGTCTCTTTACTACTCTGGACATTAACAGACAGGCAGACGGTGTAGAGGGAGCAGTCAACCCCAGACTCACACCCTCCCAGACCACACGCAACCCA GTTGTGGTTGTGCTACAGCAAGTGTTCACGTTGATCCAGACCGTCCTCAGCAAATGGCTCGATGACTCAGAGGTAGTCGAG GCGGTGTGTGGGGTATTTGATAAGTCAGTTCGAACCCTCCTACATGATTTCGGGCCCATGGTGGCTCAGCTGAGTGAGATGCTGGGGCAGATCTATAGTGCCTTCCCACAAGCCTCAGCTCTGGACCTGGCACGTCAG atgGTTCTCATATTTGCTGGAGAGGAACATCACATGTCTTCCATTAAAAGCCTTATTATAGTATTGACTTCTGCTACACTCACCATATTTCAACAAG gtccaaGGGATCATCCTGATATAGCAGAATCATTTATGCACCTTCATGCTCAG ATTCTTAAAAGGAAGCCTGATTTGTACCTGTCTGATGAGCTGGATATTAAAGCGCTGTTTTACTGTG GGATTCTATCACTTAAATTTCCAGAGACACCCACAGTAAAAGCTGCCAGTATGTTCTTT ACAGAGCTGTTGCCTCGTTGTAAAGACATGCCATCTCTAGGTGAAGTGCTGCAGAGTGACGGGAAGCTCCTGACAGAGACTGTACTCCAG GCAGTTGGAGGCGGGTCTCCTCGCAGTCTGACAGAGCACTTCTCTGAAGTGTTGCTGAGTCTAAACAGACACTGTCCTGCCCTGCTGTCCCAGTGGCTCAAAGAAACACTCCAGGCGCCAGGGTTCCCCTCTGCCCAGGTCTccacagagcagaaacacaccTTCAGTCAGCAGCTTCTAAG GGAGCAAACCAACAAGCACCGCGTTAAGGAGATTGTGAAGGAGTTCTCGCTGCTCTGCCGAGGCCTGCAGGGGTCTGGATACTCAGATTACTAG
- the LOC137193833 gene encoding importin-13-like isoform X2: MEPPANPGDGPVELELTVENVESALYQLYFDPDMERKNVAQKWLTQAQASAQAWQFCWVLLSPDKLPEVQFFGASTLHTKISRHWSDLPTDQHESLRMQLLSHILHFSSGPKMVLTRLCVALASMALNLIPQAWSQPVADMVRAFQPQKPEPEGGSGAEATQDPQAHCLALLELLTVLPEEFQSSRLVQARRAQLREALAGEWTVVCPMLRQLLQSQDSSNQVKEKVLRCLSSWVGLDVPLGESQELVQDCFTALSNPELFDTAVETIVNAISQPDCQRYIDALVNLMPLVLGLHDQLKTAAQDRDMEISHGICRIAVAMGETHSRVLLEQVEHWQEYLALVNMILFCTGIPGHYPVSETTSSLTLTFWYTLQDDILSFEEEKQAVYLQVYRPVYFQLVDVLLHKSHYPSQEEYTSWSSDDKEQFRIYRVDISDTLMYVYEMLGAELLSNLYDRLGGQLMDPQQSAVWQDTEALLFGFQSIAETIDVNYSDVIPGLIGLIPRINISNVMLADTVMYTIGSLAEWLADHPVMLGGILPMVLQGLVKTELSVSSVSTLKRICRECRHDLGPYAQDILTVSQDVLVKEIHKSSQCMWLMQALGFLLSALPVEEILGRLHSLITPHVQQLDTLAQQEPDPTNKQSIIHILGMLSSLFTTLDINRQADGVEGAVNPRLTPSQTTRNPVVVVLQQVFTLIQTVLSKWLDDSEVVEAVCGVFDKSVRTLLHDFGPMVAQLSEMLGQIYSAFPQASALDLARQMVLIFAGEEHHMSSIKSLIIVLTSATLTIFQQGPRDHPDIAESFMHLHAQILKRKPDLYLSDELDIKALFYCGILSLKFPETPTVKAASMFFTELLPRCKDMPSLGEVLQSDGKLLTETVLQAVGGGSPRSLTEHFSEVLLSLNRHCPALLSQWLKETLQAPGFPSAQVSTEQKHTFSQQLLREQTNKHRVKEIVKEFSLLCRGLQGSGYSDY; this comes from the exons ATGGAGCCTCCAGCCAATCCGGGAGACGGCCCGGTGGAGTTGGAGTTAACCGTGGAGAATGTGGAGTCG GCCCTCTACCAGCTGTACTTTGACCCAGACATGGAGCGTAAGAATGTGGCCCAGAAGTGGCTGACCCAAGCCCAGGCGTCTGCACAGGCATGGCAGTTCTGCTGGGTCCTGCTCAGCCCTGACAAG CTCCCAGAGGTTCAGTTTTTTGGCGCCAGCACCCTCCACACCAAGATCTCCCGTCACTGGAGCGACCTCCCCACAGACCAGCATGAGAGCCTGAGGATGCAGCTCCTCTCCCACATTTTGCACTTCTCCTCTGGGCCCAAGATGGTGTTGACTAGGCTGTGTGTAGCCCTGGCATCTATGGCTCTTAATTTAATTCCCCAGGCTTGGTCCCAGCCGGTGGCAGACATGGTGAGAGCCTTCCAGCCACAGAAACCTGAACCTGAAGGCGGCTCTGGTGCAGAGGCCACACAGGACCCTCAGGCGCACTGCCTCGCACTGCTGGAGCTCCTCACCGTACTTCCAGAGGAGTTCCAGAGCAGCCGGCTGGTTCAAGCTCGACGAGCCCAGCTGAGGGAAGCCCTGGCTGGGGAGTGGACGGTGGTGTGTCCCATGCTGCGTCAGCTGCTCCAAAGCCAGGACTCGTCGAACCAGGTGAAGGAGAAGGTGCTCCGCTGCCTGTCCAGCTGGGTGGGGCTGGACGTGCCGTTAGGGGAGAGCCAGGAGCTGGTCCAGGACTGTTTCACCGCACTGTCCAACCCAGAGCTGTTTGACACAGCTGTTGAGACGATAGTAAACGCCATCTCACAGCCTGACTGCCAGAG GTACATCGATGCTCTGGTGAACCTGATGCCTCTGGTGTTGGGTCTCCATGACCAGCTGAAGACGGCGGCTCAGGACAGGGACATGGAGATCTCACACGGTATCTGTCGTATTGCCGTCGCTATGGGGGAAACTCACTCCAG GGTTTTGTTGGAACAGGTGGAGCACTGGCAAGAGTATCTGGCCTTGGTCAACATGATTCTGTTCTGTACTGGTATCCCAGGGCACTACCCAGTCAGTGAGACCACCAGTTCCCTTACACTCACCTTCTGGTACACTCTGCAG GATGACATCTTGTCATttgaggaggagaagcaggCCGTTTACTTGCAGGTCTACCGGCCAGTTTACTTCCAACTGGTGGACGTGTTGCTACATAAATCCCACTATCCCTCCCAGGAGGAGTACACATCCTGGTCCTCTGATGACAAGGAGCAGTTCAGAATCTACAG aGTGGACATCTCTGACACTCTGATGTACGTCTATGAAATGTTGGGGGCAGAGCTGCTCAGTAACCTCTATGACAGGCTGGGCGGGCAGCTGATGGACCCCCAACAGTCAGCAGTATGGCAG GACACAGAAGCCTTATTATTTGGCTTCCAGTCCATCGCTGAGACCATAGATGTAAACTACTCTGATGTTATCCCTGGTCTTATTGGCCTCATCCCTAGAATCAACATCAGCAATGTTATGCTGGCCGACACTGTCATGTACACAATag GATCCCTGGCTGAGTGGCTGGCCGACCACCCAGTGATGCTTGGTGGCATTTTACCCATGGTGCTCCAGGGTCTTGTGAAGACCGAGCTGTCTGTGTCCAGTGTATCAACTCTGAAGAGGATCTGCAGGGAGTGTCGGCACGACCTCGGCCCCTACGCTCAGGACATACTGACTGTGTCTCAG GATGTGCTGGTTAAAGAAATCCATAAG agCAGCCAGTGCATGTGGCTCATGCAGGCTCTGGGTTTCCTGCTGTCCGCTCTGCCGGTAGAGGAGATTCTGGGCAGACTCCACTCGCTCATCACCCCTCACGTCCAGCAGCTGGATACACTGGCCCAGCAGGAG ccTGATCCCACTAACAAACAGTCCATCATCCACATCCTGGGGATGCTGTCCAGTCTCTTTACTACTCTGGACATTAACAGACAGGCAGACGGTGTAGAGGGAGCAGTCAACCCCAGACTCACACCCTCCCAGACCACACGCAACCCA GTTGTGGTTGTGCTACAGCAAGTGTTCACGTTGATCCAGACCGTCCTCAGCAAATGGCTCGATGACTCAGAGGTAGTCGAG GCGGTGTGTGGGGTATTTGATAAGTCAGTTCGAACCCTCCTACATGATTTCGGGCCCATGGTGGCTCAGCTGAGTGAGATGCTGGGGCAGATCTATAGTGCCTTCCCACAAGCCTCAGCTCTGGACCTGGCACGTCAG atgGTTCTCATATTTGCTGGAGAGGAACATCACATGTCTTCCATTAAAAGCCTTATTATAGTATTGACTTCTGCTACACTCACCATATTTCAACAAG gtccaaGGGATCATCCTGATATAGCAGAATCATTTATGCACCTTCATGCTCAG ATTCTTAAAAGGAAGCCTGATTTGTACCTGTCTGATGAGCTGGATATTAAAGCGCTGTTTTACTGTG GGATTCTATCACTTAAATTTCCAGAGACACCCACAGTAAAAGCTGCCAGTATGTTCTTT ACAGAGCTGTTGCCTCGTTGTAAAGACATGCCATCTCTAGGTGAAGTGCTGCAGAGTGACGGGAAGCTCCTGACAGAGACTGTACTCCAG GCAGTTGGAGGCGGGTCTCCTCGCAGTCTGACAGAGCACTTCTCTGAAGTGTTGCTGAGTCTAAACAGACACTGTCCTGCCCTGCTGTCCCAGTGGCTCAAAGAAACACTCCAGGCGCCAGGGTTCCCCTCTGCCCAGGTCTccacagagcagaaacacaccTTCAGTCAGCAGCTTCTAAG GGAGCAAACCAACAAGCACCGCGTTAAGGAGATTGTGAAGGAGTTCTCGCTGCTCTGCCGAGGCCTGCAGGGGTCTGGATACTCAGATTACTAG